The Microbacterium luteum genome includes a region encoding these proteins:
- a CDS encoding ATPase, whose protein sequence is MKNVVWFLLGVAGGFVAAHVVNKDPRGHELLAEVDSRIGEFTDRMGDAYREQEARITGIVESVADVAAEAVASTRSAASEAADRVTDKNAD, encoded by the coding sequence ATGAAGAACGTCGTGTGGTTCCTGCTGGGCGTTGCGGGGGGATTCGTCGCCGCGCACGTGGTGAACAAAGACCCGCGTGGGCATGAGCTGCTCGCCGAGGTCGACTCCCGCATCGGGGAGTTCACCGATCGGATGGGTGACGCCTACCGAGAACAGGAAGCCCGCATCACCGGCATCGTCGAGAGCGTGGCCGATGTCGCGGCCGAGGCCGTGGCGTCGACCAGGTCCGCCGCTTCGGAGGCGGCGGATCGCGTCACCGACAAGAACGCAGACTGA
- the rpsD gene encoding 30S ribosomal protein S4, which translates to MATKSQDRRKVRLSRALGVALTPKAARYLEKRPYGPGPHGRNKRKADSDYAVRLREKQRLREQYGIREKQLRIAFNEARRKDGLTGENLVELLEMRLDALVVRAGFARTTAQARQMVVHRHIMVEGQTVDRPSFRVKPGQLIHVKPKSEGMEPFQVAALGGHAEVLPPVPGYLEVELDKLQARLVRRPKRAEVPVTCDVQLVVEYYAAR; encoded by the coding sequence GTGGCTACGAAGTCCCAGGACCGCCGCAAGGTCCGCCTGTCGCGCGCGCTCGGCGTCGCGCTCACCCCCAAGGCCGCCCGCTACCTCGAGAAGCGTCCCTACGGTCCCGGTCCGCACGGTCGCAACAAGCGCAAGGCCGACAGCGACTACGCCGTTCGCCTGCGTGAGAAGCAGCGTCTGCGCGAGCAGTACGGCATCCGCGAGAAGCAGCTGCGCATCGCGTTCAACGAGGCCCGCCGCAAGGACGGCCTGACCGGTGAGAACCTGGTGGAGCTGCTCGAGATGCGTCTGGACGCCCTCGTCGTGCGCGCCGGCTTCGCCCGCACCACCGCGCAGGCCCGTCAGATGGTCGTGCACCGTCACATCATGGTCGAGGGCCAGACCGTCGACCGCCCGTCGTTCCGCGTGAAGCCGGGCCAGCTCATCCACGTCAAGCCCAAGAGCGAGGGCATGGAGCCGTTCCAGGTCGCCGCTCTCGGCGGTCACGCCGAGGTGCTGCCTCCCGTTCCCGGCTACCTCGAGGTCGAGCTCGACAAGCTCCAGGCCCGGCTCGTGCGTCGCCCCAAGCGCGCCGAGGTGCCCGTGACCTGTGACGTCCAGCTCGTTGTCGAGTACTACGCAGCGCGCTGA
- the alaS gene encoding alanine--tRNA ligase, translating into MKTADIAQRYLDYFENNGHTIVPSASLVTSDPSLLFTVAGMVPFIPYLTGVVPAPYPRAADVQKCIRTNDIEEVGKTPRHGTFFQMLGNWSFGDYFKEGAIGYAWELLTRSDSEGGLGFDEKDLWVTVYEDDDEAESLWRSVAGVSPDRIQRLGKDSNYWSTGQPGPAGPCSEIFFDRGSAYGIDGGPATDDDRYVEIWNLVFMQYAITNVRSKLDFDIVGDLPQKNIDTGMGLERVAFLKQGVENMYETDQVRPVLDRAVELSGRRYGADHEDDVRFRVIADHVRSSLMLLSDGVTPSNEGRGYILRRLMRRAIRAMRLLGVEEATFPELFAASRDAMKASYPELQSDYGRLSAYAFAEEETFLRTLASGSTILDLSVSNTKHAGGTTLSGSEAFLLHDTYGFPIDLTVEIAQEAGLEVDRSAFDTLMQEQRQRAKDDARSRKRAIADHSVYRDFRAKGETVFTGYTDLETESTVLGVLVDGVSVDRASSGQVAEVILAETALYAESGGQVADKGVIVGPGFELDVIDVQRPVPGLISHTVEVATGEVGVGSAATTVVDAANRRAARQAHSATHLVHAALRDTLGSSATQAGSLNRAGYMRFDFTWAQQLSDATKSEIEEIANNAVRDNLEVTTRVLPLDEAKELGAMALFGEKYGDTVRMVDIGGPWSRELCGGTHVSASAEVGLISLVGEASVGASNRRVEALVGQDAFRQLAAERALVSQLSTSLKTPREQLPARIAELSASLKAAEKKIAAFEAKALSDRAPSLVEQTQQVGAFRVVAEAIGSAGSADDVRTLALQVRDRLGSTPAVVALAATVGERVTIVVATNDAARADGAKAGSLAKGAAAILGGGGGGRDDVAQGGGTNVAVVPAALASVVEALRSA; encoded by the coding sequence ATGAAGACCGCTGACATCGCCCAGCGCTATCTCGACTACTTCGAGAACAACGGCCACACGATCGTCCCGTCGGCCTCGCTCGTGACCAGCGACCCGTCGCTGCTGTTCACCGTCGCCGGCATGGTGCCGTTCATCCCGTATCTCACCGGTGTCGTCCCTGCCCCGTACCCCCGAGCGGCCGACGTGCAGAAGTGCATCCGCACCAATGACATCGAAGAGGTCGGCAAGACGCCGCGGCACGGCACCTTCTTCCAGATGCTCGGCAACTGGTCGTTCGGCGATTACTTCAAGGAAGGCGCGATCGGCTACGCGTGGGAGCTGCTCACCCGCAGCGACAGCGAGGGCGGTCTCGGTTTCGACGAGAAGGATCTCTGGGTCACCGTCTACGAGGACGACGACGAGGCGGAGTCGCTCTGGAGGTCGGTCGCAGGCGTGTCGCCCGACCGCATCCAGCGTCTGGGCAAGGACAGCAACTACTGGAGCACGGGTCAGCCGGGGCCGGCCGGACCGTGCTCGGAGATCTTCTTCGACCGAGGTTCCGCCTACGGCATCGACGGCGGACCGGCGACCGATGACGACCGGTACGTGGAGATCTGGAACCTCGTCTTCATGCAGTACGCCATCACGAACGTGCGCTCGAAGCTCGACTTCGACATCGTCGGCGACCTGCCGCAGAAGAACATCGACACGGGCATGGGGCTCGAGCGTGTCGCGTTCTTGAAGCAGGGTGTCGAGAACATGTATGAGACCGACCAGGTGCGGCCGGTGCTCGACCGGGCGGTGGAGCTCTCGGGCCGGAGATACGGCGCCGACCACGAGGACGACGTGCGGTTCCGCGTCATCGCCGACCACGTGCGCTCCTCGCTCATGCTCCTGTCGGATGGCGTGACGCCCTCCAACGAGGGCCGCGGCTACATCCTCCGGCGTCTGATGCGCCGCGCGATCCGTGCCATGCGTCTGCTCGGCGTCGAGGAAGCCACGTTCCCGGAGCTGTTCGCGGCGTCTCGTGACGCCATGAAGGCCTCCTACCCCGAGCTGCAGAGCGACTACGGACGGCTGTCCGCGTACGCCTTCGCGGAGGAGGAGACGTTCCTGCGCACCCTCGCGTCGGGATCGACCATCCTCGACCTCTCGGTCTCGAACACGAAGCACGCGGGCGGCACGACGCTGTCCGGCTCCGAGGCGTTCCTGCTGCACGACACCTACGGGTTCCCGATCGATCTGACCGTCGAGATCGCGCAGGAGGCCGGCCTCGAGGTGGATCGCTCGGCCTTCGACACGCTCATGCAGGAGCAGCGCCAGCGTGCGAAGGACGACGCCCGGAGCCGCAAGCGCGCGATCGCCGATCACAGTGTCTATCGCGACTTCCGCGCGAAGGGCGAGACGGTCTTCACCGGCTACACCGATCTCGAGACCGAGAGCACGGTGCTGGGTGTGCTGGTCGACGGTGTGTCGGTCGACAGGGCCTCTTCGGGCCAGGTCGCGGAGGTCATCCTCGCCGAGACGGCGCTGTACGCCGAGTCGGGCGGGCAGGTCGCCGACAAGGGGGTGATCGTCGGCCCCGGCTTCGAGCTCGACGTCATCGACGTGCAGCGGCCGGTCCCCGGCCTGATCAGCCACACGGTCGAGGTCGCCACCGGCGAGGTCGGGGTGGGTTCGGCGGCGACGACGGTCGTCGATGCCGCCAATCGGCGCGCCGCGCGTCAGGCCCACTCGGCCACGCACTTGGTCCACGCGGCGCTGCGGGACACCCTGGGCTCGTCGGCGACGCAGGCCGGGTCGCTGAACCGGGCGGGCTATATGCGATTCGACTTCACGTGGGCGCAGCAGCTGTCGGACGCGACCAAGTCCGAGATCGAGGAGATCGCGAACAACGCGGTGCGCGACAACCTCGAGGTGACCACACGCGTGCTCCCGCTGGATGAGGCGAAGGAGCTCGGGGCGATGGCGCTCTTCGGCGAGAAGTACGGTGACACCGTTCGCATGGTCGACATCGGCGGCCCCTGGTCGCGAGAGCTCTGTGGTGGCACCCACGTGTCCGCCAGCGCCGAGGTGGGGTTGATCAGCCTGGTCGGTGAAGCTTCGGTCGGTGCCTCGAACCGGCGCGTCGAAGCTCTGGTCGGGCAGGATGCCTTTCGGCAACTCGCCGCGGAGCGTGCGCTGGTCTCGCAGCTGTCGACGTCGCTGAAGACCCCACGGGAGCAGCTGCCGGCGCGGATCGCCGAACTCTCGGCGAGCCTGAAGGCGGCGGAGAAGAAGATCGCGGCGTTCGAGGCGAAGGCCCTGTCCGACCGTGCGCCGTCGCTCGTCGAGCAGACGCAGCAGGTGGGCGCGTTCCGTGTCGTCGCCGAAGCCATCGGTTCGGCCGGCTCGGCCGACGACGTTCGCACCCTCGCGCTCCAGGTTCGAGACCGTCTCGGTTCGACGCCTGCCGTGGTGGCCCTCGCCGCGACCGTCGGCGAACGGGTGACGATCGTCGTCGCCACCAACGACGCCGCGCGAGCGGATGGTGCGAAGGCCGGCTCGCTCGCGAAGGGCGCAGCGGCGATCCTCGGTGGCGGAGGCGGCGGTCGGGACGACGTCGCGCAGGGGGGCGGCACGAACGTCGCGGTGGTCCCAGCCGCGCTCGCGTCCGTCGTCGAGGCGCTGCGCAGCGCATGA
- the ruvX gene encoding Holliday junction resolvase RuvX, producing the protein MTSFRRGVRLGIDVGRARVGVARCDPDGMLATPVETVARDDRAVARVREIATELEALEILVGLPLNLRGEDTASTVDAREFAAAIAAADAPPVRLVDERLSTVSAHAALRLSGRSQKRSRTIVDQVAAVVLLQQALEVEKSTGRPPGSPVPPVQEPI; encoded by the coding sequence ATGACCTCGTTCCGGCGTGGCGTGCGGCTCGGCATCGATGTCGGCCGTGCACGCGTCGGCGTCGCGCGCTGCGACCCGGACGGCATGCTCGCGACTCCGGTCGAGACGGTCGCCCGAGACGACCGAGCGGTCGCCCGTGTGCGGGAGATCGCGACCGAGCTCGAGGCCCTGGAGATCCTGGTCGGTCTGCCCCTGAACCTGCGCGGTGAGGACACCGCTTCGACGGTGGACGCGCGGGAGTTCGCCGCGGCCATCGCCGCCGCCGACGCACCACCGGTGAGGCTCGTCGACGAGCGGTTGAGCACTGTCTCGGCGCACGCCGCCCTGCGGCTTTCCGGGCGGTCGCAGAAAAGGTCTCGTACGATAGTGGATCAAGTCGCCGCGGTGGTCCTGCTTCAGCAGGCCCTCGAGGTCGAGAAGAGCACCGGTCGCCCCCCAGGCTCACCCGTCCCCCCGGTGCAGGAGCCCATCTGA